Within the Halichoerus grypus chromosome 2, mHalGry1.hap1.1, whole genome shotgun sequence genome, the region tgcatacattgtgaaaggattcccCCTATTGatttaattaacacatccatcacctcaaatatttacttctttgtaTGTGTGAGAACATTGAAGTTCTCTCTGAAGAAATTTCTAttatacaatacaatacaatattatcaACTGTAGTCTCCATGTTATACAGTAGATACTCAggccttcttctttttttctaaagatcttctttatttatttgacagagagagagatcacaagcaggcagacaggcaggcagagggagagggagaagcaggctcaccgagcagggagcccgatgtgggactccatcctaggaccctgggatcatgacctgagccaaaggcagacgcttaacgactgagccacccagggaccccaggccTTATTCATCTTACTgctgaaagtttgtatccttttaccTACCTCTCCCTATTTTCCCCACCCCAGCTTTGTGAATTAAGTACATGTTATAAGGCATGTAGATTATTGGTACTTTGAAATTTGCTCCTGTTTTTGTGATGACTATGTAGTAAATTGCTGTAGATTCCATATATTCATGTAAAGAATGGCTATTCTGTATTTGTTGTGCATAGGATTCTGTACAGATTTATTAGATCAAGCTTAGAGATTCTGTTGTTCAAATATTCTGTATGCTTAGTAATTCTGAGCTGTGGGGTATAGTATTTCTTATGGAATTAAGTTTAAATCTCCTGGTATTATTTTCAAAGCTATATTGTTCAGTGATGGGagcttatatttttttatatctttttgtttgtctgtttttttgtaaCTATGatcagttcattaaaaaaataaccattaatGTTTGTTGTCTTGAACACTACTTTGCTGTTATATTAAAATTGACATGActgctttcttttgtgtgtgtacatatatatttttattttcattacttcaatgtaattttgttttaagcATGTATCTTGTCGGCAGAATATagatggatttaaaaaatcatccaaCTTGGTAATCTCTGTATTTTAATAGGTAAACTTAGCtcatttatatatgcataaaagcaaaattttaaattaacaggAGCTGAGAAAATCCAGAATTGAAATAgctgatgatttatttatttgtgtgagagagaaaaagcacatgcacacggggaggggcagaaggagagggagagagagaatcctcaagcagactccccgctgagcgtggagctcaccagagggatccatcccaggaccctgaggtcatgacctgagctgaaaccaagagtggatgcttaaccaactgagctacccaggtgccgcATGAAATAACTTATGTGATTGAGAATGTactccaaacagaaaataaaaataaaaaatcaacacTTAGACATATAGCAAGGatgagagaaattttttaaaagccatcagACAGAAAACAGAGATACCTTAAAGATAATGACAATTTGTTGAAAGTATCTCATTAGCAACAATAACTCCAGAAGACAATGTTTCAACATTTTGGTTTGTAGATTTATTTTAAGTGGAAGAGTTTCTTAAttgctctttctcttctactttctctccctctccctccctcctgggttGAGGGttttgtctcttatggttttgaaattgtttttattgcAGGTCCTAGGCCATAAGTAGGTCTTAATGGTGTGCAGCAGTAGTACTGTGAATATTACAGCTCATGTCTAAGAGACTTATTGTTCATTTTCTCAAGCCAGCATCTGTATCCACTTCTCTCCTTTGGTCTGCAGGTTGCAAAAAGTCAGGACCACAGGAATTTGTAGGCAGCATTTTAATGCAATTTCTCCCTGTTTTAGCTAGCTGAGGGGCCAAACTGCTTATTTTAGATTTAAGTAGTAAGTCTGTAGTAAGTCTGGCTCAGGTTCCTTGTTTAGCCTGAAGCACTTTGTCCCTGTTACAATGCTGGAACAACCTCCTGACCGTCAATGCCTGCATCTAAGCCAAGACTGGAATTCCCACAGCTTTATCCTGGCCCACCACTTTCTGTTCCATCTTTGGcccatgtatatattttatcttttatttgtgcCTTAccatgctttctatttcttctttttattgtttgtatATCTCTTTAATTTATTGGAGTAGAGTAAGTTTGTCAAAGCATGGACTTACTCCCTTATGATACATTTCTTGAGAAGAGTTAACACACACATTAAAATGGACTATATACTTGGTTTTTGTTAGTCGCTTCCATTATAGGCATAATATACAACTCAGGAGGCTTTGAAACTACTTCTCAAGTTGCATAGTAAAttttctgtcattcattttattaCCTCATTTCATAAGTTACTTAAACATCTAATGTATTCTTCAGAATacataaaatatctcaaaataaaagatgaaacaaaGGGCTAAGATATTCAACAAAAAATCACAACCTATATATATTCCTATAATTTAATCCTAACACaactaaaaataatactttagaCAACCTTTACCTCTTCAAATGTCCCCAGATAAAACAGGCCTTGCCAGAtgacatttatattaaatttaggGATAAATTAGTATTTATAACTGAGAGAAATTGGAAAACATTATCAGTCACATAAATATTGGTGGATctgatagttaagcgtctgagccctgggtggctcagatagttaagcgtctgccttcagctcaggtcatgatcccagggtcctgtgatcgagccccacatggggctccttgctcagcgggaagcctgctcctccctctccctctgcctgctgcttcccctgcttgtacacacactccctctgtcaaaaataaataaaaccttaaaaaaaatattggtggATCTTTTCTAGTTAAGCCTTATCCTTGCCAGATAAGAGAatggtaaaacaagaaaaattaaattatttggccagaggaaagcaagaaaatattAGAAGTCATATCTTCTTGTTTCTGATGCGGTGCTCTTTCCACAACCAAGATAGCACCTCACACATACTCTTCATCCCAACCACCTACATTATAGTTATTTACAGTCTCCTTTTCTATGAAAAGGCAATTATAATTATACTGggatataaacatttaataatttccCAGAATCTGTAAATAGAAATCTACAAAAATATGTGTTATTAGTAGTAGTTATTAGTAGTAGTTATTAGAACTGTTAGTAGTAAAGAGTGACAGTAAGTAAACTCAGTAATTCTTTTTACCTAGATAAATTTACAAAAAGTTTACCtgagaaaatgtttcctttctgtcttcaaGTAAATCCTGAGTTACCAAAAGAGGCTCGCTTTTCCCACAGCTCTCCTGGCTGATGAGCGTGTCCGCGTAGTTGGGCTGGGGGAAGATCACGTGACTCTCCCGCGAGTCCGCGGTCAGGGAGACCTCGTGGGAATAGGTCTGCAGGAAAGCCCGCACCCCGTCCACGCCCACAAAGTGCGAGGCCGGCACGCCCACCAGCCCGCCTCCGGAAGCCTGGAGCAGACGCGACGCGTGCCAGCGCCTCAGCCTGAGCGCCAGCAGCACGATGACAAAGGCCAGGAAGACGCACGAGACTgccgccaccgccaccaccaGATACAGCGTGAGGTCCGAATCGCCTGGGTCGGCGGGGGTCCTGATGCTGCCCAGGTCCGCCAGGATGTCCGGGATGCTGTCGGCCACGGCCACGGTGAGCGTGACGGTGGCCGAGAGAGGGGGCTGGCCGTGGTCCTGCACCGCCACCACCAGGCTCTGCTTGAGCGCGTCTCTGTCCAGCAGGGCCCGCGCCGTGCGCACCTCGCCCGTGTGCAGCCCCACCGCGAAGAGCCCTGGCTCGCTCGCCTTGAGCAGGCGGTAGGACAGCCAGGCGTTCTGGCCAGAGTCTCTGTCCACCGCCACCACCTTAGTGACCAGGTAGCCGGGCTCTGCGGAGCGGGGCGCCAGCTCCACACCGGTGGAACCATCGGTGGGGAGGGCGGGGTACAGGATTTCGGGAGCGTTGTCGTTCTGGTCCAGCACAAACAGGCTCAGCGACACATTGCTGCTGAGAGGCGGGTCCCCGCTGTCACACGCCATCACTCTCAGTTGAAGGTCCCGGAACTGCTCATAGTCGAAGGATCGCAAGGCATATAAAACGCCAGTGTCTGAGTTGATGGAAACATACGAAGACAGAGGCGCCCCCTGGATGGTGTCCTCCACCAAGGAGTAAGTGACTAGTGCATTCTCATTGCTGTCGGCATCATGGGCTGTTGCAGAGAAGAGGGAGGCACCTCGGGGATTGTTTTCCAGAATGAAGGTAGAGTAGGAGTCCTGGGGAAAAACAGGGGGATTGTCATTGATATCTGTCACTTGCAGTGAAATGTGGGTTTCAGTAGATAGAGCTGGAGTTCCCTGATCTGTTGCTGTTACTGTGATGTTGTACCTGGAGGTAATTTCTCTGTCCAGAGTTCTTTCTGTCACTAAATGGTAATAATTATCATCCAACTTTTCTAATTTAAAGGGTAGATTTCCAGGAATGGAACATGTAGTGTCACCATTGTCTCCAGAGTCCTGGTCATGCACACTGATAAGAGCAATTATAGCTCCAGGAGGAAAGTTTTCTGGGACTGAAGTGGTGACAGAGGTCATGGTCACCTCTGGGGCATTATCATTTATGTCCAGAACTTTGACCAGCACCTTAGCTCTGGCCATGAGGCCTGCACCATCCTGAGCCTGAATTTCCATTGAATAAATTTTGTATTCTTCGAAATCTAGGGCTTCTTTATTTGATATTTCTCCTGTGTAAGAATTCAACTGAAATATCTGGGCTATTTTGTGGTCTATATTGTGAAATGAGTATGTTACTTCCCCATTGGCTCCTTCATCTGGGTCAGCAGCTTTGACCATAAGCAGCTGAGTGCCCAGCGGCACATTCTCTGGGACACTCATGTGGTACTGTGCTTGAGTAAATGCTGGAGGGTTGTCATTTGCATCTACCACCTGAACATGAATGCGGAGGGTTCCTGAACGGACTGGGTTGCCCCCATCAGAGGCTGTGAGGAGGAGGTGGTGTACAACTTCTTCTTCCCTATCCAGGGGACTCTGCAGCACCATCTCTGGTTGTTGGGATCCATCAGCTCCCTTTTGCACATCCAGGGAAAAATGAGGATTGGAGCTGAGCTGGTAGCTCTGTAGTGAATTCACACCCACATCAAGGTCTTGCCCAAAAGGTAGAGGGATCCTGGTACCTGGAGtagttatttcattcattttaaattccacttCATCTAACTGAAATTGGGGAGCGTTGTCATTAATATCAATTATTTCCACTTCAACAGGGAAAAGCTTCATTTTATCCTCTACCAAGATGTTAAAACTCACTAGACACTGCacactctgagcacagagctcctCCCGGTCTATCCTGCCCGCTGTGACCAAGCTGCCACTTCGAGGGTTCAAAGCAAAAAGCTGCGTCCTACCTCTAGAGATGATGCGAACTCTGCGCTCTGTGAGCTCCTGAGGTTGTAGCCCCAGGTCTTCAGCGATGTTGCCCACGAAGAAAGCTTTGTCTGTCTCTTCTGGCACCATGTATCGGATCTTCCCGGCCCAAGCTTCCAACGACAGCCCCAGAAAAAGGCACAGCAGGAACAGCTCGCTGCAGCTGGGCTGCTTCCCCCGAATCACCATTGCTCTCTCGCTTCGTAGTTTACTCCCAGTCTGGTACCAGGAGTATTGTTTCTCTGTTCTTCTAAGCCTAAATTAACCGAATTTTCGGGAGATTTCAGAGCGGAAAGTGGTCCAGAAGTAGGGTCTGGGAAGCTTCAGGGAGACTGTTTTCAATCTGGCGGTGATGGAGGTTCTaagaagctattttttttcttttttcttttggggtgtgtgtgcgcacgcgctgCCTGTATCTCCCAGACTGGTGAACAGCGGCGCCCAGAGTCCTCACCAGTTACTACACTCCTAGATAATATTGAAACTTAGCCTTCTTGTTAACCTCATCTATCTTTCCTTAAGTCTTAGTTTATTGCCAAGGAAGTAGTTATTCATTCTACAATATATGTATGAAAATGAGAAACTACtatgtttatttaattaatcATACCTAACTGTTACTAAATTGCAATATACAGTAGAATCTCAGTATACCTAAGCTATCTGCTTTCTCTGTTTGCTATTCAGGTAATATAATCACAGGGGACAAAAATCATACCTCTGCTTCTCTAGTATATCTTGACCACTTGACAGTTTCTCAGGCCACATAGAAGAGCAACTGCCGTTTGACTGGAGAATGAAAAAACTAGGgtataaataaacttttagaTTGGAttgtccattttctttccattgtgCTTTGAATACTTATCAGAAACCTTTGAATTTTGAAGGACATGTTTTAcccatattcttattttttctcttttctgaagtgTCTATGTACTATGTGGATTTCAAAAGACCTTTAATTCACTCAAaggtaatatattttgaatagaaTAACACTGAGCTCTTGGAATTTCATTGGAAAATGTCACATGAGTATCTAATTTAGACTTCAAATTTAAGAGACACAAGAGGTAGTGATATTCTCCttcaaaactgaaaaggaaatggacacatctttatttttagacAGGCCATTAAAATAATATGCATTCTCCTAAAATCACACTTAATATTTTCCCCAAGAGAAATTGGTTTTCTTAATAGCAAGATTTTTAAACTAGATTGCCTTCCTTCTTTTACTCATTGAAAAATTAGTAAAAGTTTACTAACTAAAATGTCTTGAGGCTTTGAGTGATTTATCTTTACCCAAAAGTTAGGGAAGAATGTTCTCTGCATTCCAGAGGTTAACATTTCTGGAACAAATTGGGCCAGATACTGGCAGTCAGCCTATGGACATGACTGAGAAGGGTCCAGAAAATAAGGTAACAAAGGTCACAATAATAGTTCTTGGAAAGAGAATATCCATTCCTGTGTAACCAAATCTATAGGTTTCTCAGCTTCTCAAAACAAGTATATGGAGtccaaaggcagaaacttaaagATTCAGTGAACCTCTTTAAATATTGCAAGGAACGGACTTTTTAGTAGAAAATATAAGTTTTTAGAATGTACACCATAGGCACAAACTTTTCACCAATGGGACTGTCTGGGCAAacgaaagaaatttaaaaaacacacagaaactaGAAAGTGAATTTGTAGAGCTTCTCCTCCTCCAACAACAGCAAACACCAAGCAGAGTTGATTTATAACaggatatttacaaaataaaagtgttaaaaCTCACAGGTAAATATTTGAATCCAATGTAATATTGAAGGTTGCAGTGCAGGCACCACAGAGAATATCCAGTTAAAAGATGTTTCTTGagttaaagaaattaagattttgCAATATCTGAAGCCACAAAAAGATTGTAGAAATAGGGCCAATCTCACTTGAAGTAGAAGTTATTTTGAAGTAGAAGCAACTCCAAATCTAGGCCTGGACCTATCTCACTTGAAGTAGGAGTTATTTTGAAGTAGAAGCAACTCCAAATCTAGGCCTGGACCAAAGACCGGACTGAAAGTAGGGCTGGAGGAGCCTCACAGGACCAGGGTGAT harbors:
- the LOC144378762 gene encoding protocadherin gamma-A1-like, with translation MVIRGKQPSCSELFLLCLFLGLSLEAWAGKIRYMVPEETDKAFFVGNIAEDLGLQPQELTERRVRIISRGRTQLFALNPRSGSLVTAGRIDREELCAQSVQCLVSFNILVEDKMKLFPVEVEIIDINDNAPQFQLDEVEFKMNEITTPGTRIPLPFGQDLDVGVNSLQSYQLSSNPHFSLDVQKGADGSQQPEMVLQSPLDREEEVVHHLLLTASDGGNPVRSGTLRIHVQVVDANDNPPAFTQAQYHMSVPENVPLGTQLLMVKAADPDEGANGEVTYSFHNIDHKIAQIFQLNSYTGEISNKEALDFEEYKIYSMEIQAQDGAGLMARAKVLVKVLDINDNAPEVTMTSVTTSVPENFPPGAIIALISVHDQDSGDNGDTTCSIPGNLPFKLEKLDDNYYHLVTERTLDREITSRYNITVTATDQGTPALSTETHISLQVTDINDNPPVFPQDSYSTFILENNPRGASLFSATAHDADSNENALVTYSLVEDTIQGAPLSSYVSINSDTGVLYALRSFDYEQFRDLQLRVMACDSGDPPLSSNVSLSLFVLDQNDNAPEILYPALPTDGSTGVELAPRSAEPGYLVTKVVAVDRDSGQNAWLSYRLLKASEPGLFAVGLHTGEVRTARALLDRDALKQSLVVAVQDHGQPPLSATVTLTVAVADSIPDILADLGSIRTPADPGDSDLTLYLVVAVAAVSCVFLAFVIVLLALRLRRWHASRLLQASGGGLVGVPASHFVGVDGVRAFLQTYSHEVSLTADSRESHVIFPQPNYADTLISQESCGKSEPLLVTQDLLEDRKETFSQVNFL